Proteins encoded in a region of the Acidimicrobiia bacterium genome:
- a CDS encoding sulfotransferase domain-containing protein, translating to MRGTAGRLADRGRDRLAGAQRRLSRTVFGTLRPSLVIVGAHKAGTTALFDYLALHPQVAAPRKKELNFFGCDIRYGSGAGFYKSFFPARTSPGDSRITFEATPHYLFAAEKAAPRLRSFDRDVRIIALLRDPVDRAYSAWQMHQAYRRTDTKVFNTWVCECDGATEAAAFRPRREQYGRSFTDDVIEELEVEEQGQRIEWSVIGHGRYADQLAVYFEQFAADQMMIIDSAKMRTDPRSELRLVEEFLHLDHHDWHADDLAPRFVGGYSEPLPLDARRVLADHYRPFNDRLQAMLDREFDWA from the coding sequence ATGCGCGGAACCGCGGGTCGGCTTGCCGATCGCGGTCGAGATCGCCTGGCCGGCGCCCAGCGGCGTCTCTCACGAACGGTCTTCGGCACGCTCCGGCCATCGCTGGTCATTGTCGGAGCACACAAAGCCGGCACGACGGCCTTGTTCGATTACTTGGCGCTCCACCCACAGGTCGCGGCGCCGCGGAAGAAGGAACTCAACTTCTTCGGGTGTGACATCCGTTACGGGAGCGGCGCGGGCTTCTACAAATCGTTCTTTCCGGCTCGAACAAGTCCTGGGGACTCCCGCATCACGTTCGAGGCTACGCCGCACTATCTCTTCGCAGCCGAGAAGGCGGCGCCTCGGCTTCGTTCGTTCGATCGCGACGTCCGGATCATCGCTCTGCTGCGCGATCCCGTCGACCGAGCCTACTCCGCCTGGCAGATGCACCAGGCGTACCGCCGGACCGATACGAAGGTGTTCAACACGTGGGTCTGTGAGTGTGACGGAGCGACGGAGGCCGCCGCCTTCCGCCCGCGACGCGAGCAGTACGGCCGCTCCTTCACCGACGATGTCATTGAGGAACTCGAGGTCGAGGAACAGGGCCAGCGGATCGAATGGTCGGTGATCGGCCACGGGCGTTACGCTGATCAGTTAGCGGTCTACTTTGAGCAGTTCGCTGCCGACCAGATGATGATCATCGACAGTGCGAAGATGAGGACCGATCCCCGCTCCGAGCTGCGGCTTGTGGAGGAGTTTCTTCATCTCGACCATCACGACTGGCACGCCGACGATCTTGCCCCGCGGTTCGTCGGTGGGTACTCGGAGCCACTGCCACTCGACGCCCGTCGGGTCCTGGCTGACCACTACCGGCCGTTCAACGATCGCCTGCAAGCCATGCTCGACCGCGAGTTCGACTGGGCGTGA
- the argS gene encoding arginine--tRNA ligase, which produces MRPRRAAAAPTLVIREQLVAALRAALAEAGFSEPASGVALEPPKQREHGDWSSPVALPVAKGAGEKPRDVAAKLVASLDASPPPHVERIEIAGPGFINFHLAPTWLHDVLRGVAAAGDQYGRGTALAGRRINLEFVSANPTGPLHAGGGRWVAVGDALANLLAAQGAEVHREYYLNDAGNQLDTFGASLFARYEGQEPPEDGYQGEYLVEMAARLRAELGDAVSEEQAREWGYLDVVGQLDRDLGRIGVHFDTWFSERTLHERGEVEQVIADLRERGHTFENDGALWLRSTEFGDQRDRVLVKSDGNTTYLCNDLAYHRDKLARKWEHLIDIWGADHHGQVKSLQAGLEALGFPPGEPEVVLGQLVNVQRGGELVRMSRRAGNIVALADILDDVDPDVCRLTFLLQSIDTAQTFDLDVVTQQSMENPVYYVQYAHARVVSIARIAAERGVTRSPLQEVDLAPLVHERELDLLRALATYPDDVLEATELRAPHRVTTWVRDFAARVHGFYRDCRVITDDAALTQARLWLAEVSRIGLANALGLLGVHAPDEMTRLDDDEDGDGQGG; this is translated from the coding sequence ATGCGACCACGGCGCGCCGCCGCCGCGCCCACCCTCGTGATCCGCGAACAGCTCGTCGCCGCGCTTCGTGCCGCGCTCGCCGAGGCCGGCTTTTCCGAGCCGGCCAGTGGTGTCGCGCTCGAACCACCGAAGCAGCGGGAGCACGGCGACTGGAGCTCACCGGTCGCGTTGCCGGTGGCGAAGGGAGCCGGCGAGAAGCCGCGAGACGTCGCCGCGAAGCTCGTCGCATCGCTCGATGCCAGCCCGCCGCCACATGTCGAGCGGATCGAGATCGCGGGACCAGGCTTCATCAACTTCCATCTCGCGCCCACGTGGTTGCACGACGTGCTGCGCGGCGTCGCGGCAGCCGGCGACCAGTACGGCCGCGGCACGGCGCTCGCGGGTCGTCGGATCAACCTCGAGTTCGTATCGGCGAACCCCACGGGACCGCTCCATGCGGGTGGCGGGAGGTGGGTGGCAGTCGGTGACGCGCTCGCCAACCTGCTCGCTGCTCAAGGTGCGGAGGTGCACCGCGAGTACTACTTGAACGACGCGGGCAACCAGCTCGACACGTTCGGCGCTTCGCTCTTCGCTCGTTACGAGGGTCAGGAGCCTCCTGAGGACGGCTATCAGGGCGAGTACCTCGTGGAGATGGCAGCACGGCTTCGCGCCGAGCTAGGTGACGCCGTCTCCGAAGAGCAGGCGCGCGAGTGGGGGTACCTCGACGTCGTCGGTCAGCTCGATCGAGACCTCGGGCGCATCGGCGTGCACTTCGATACGTGGTTCTCGGAGCGGACCCTTCACGAGCGAGGCGAGGTCGAGCAGGTCATCGCCGACCTGCGCGAGCGGGGTCACACGTTCGAGAACGACGGGGCGCTCTGGTTGCGCAGCACGGAGTTCGGGGACCAGCGCGACCGGGTGCTGGTGAAGTCTGACGGCAACACCACCTATCTGTGCAACGACCTCGCGTATCACCGGGACAAGTTGGCCCGGAAGTGGGAGCACCTCATCGACATCTGGGGTGCCGACCATCACGGTCAGGTGAAGTCGCTCCAGGCGGGACTCGAGGCACTCGGGTTCCCGCCCGGCGAACCGGAGGTCGTGCTGGGTCAGCTCGTGAACGTGCAACGAGGTGGCGAGCTGGTCCGAATGTCACGGCGCGCGGGGAACATCGTGGCGCTGGCCGACATCCTCGACGACGTCGATCCCGATGTGTGCCGATTGACCTTCCTGCTCCAGAGCATCGACACCGCGCAGACGTTCGATCTGGATGTGGTGACGCAGCAGTCGATGGAGAACCCCGTGTACTACGTGCAGTACGCGCACGCTCGAGTGGTATCGATCGCGCGCATCGCCGCCGAGCGTGGCGTTACGCGCAGCCCGTTGCAGGAGGTCGATCTCGCACCGTTGGTGCACGAGCGCGAACTCGACTTGTTGCGCGCGCTCGCCACGTACCCAGACGACGTTCTCGAGGCGACCGAGCTGCGTGCACCCCACCGAGTGACCACGTGGGTCCGCGACTTTGCCGCGCGCGTCCACGGCTTCTACCGCGACTGTCGCGTGATCACCGACGACGCCGCGCTCACTCAGGCCCGCTTGTGGCTCGCCGAGGTGTCCCGCATCGGGCTGGCGAACGCGCTCGGTTTGTTGGGTGTGCACGCGCCGGACGAGATGACGCGTCTCGACGATGATGAAGACGGCGACGGTCAGGGCGGATGA